ttgcaaatgaaCTCTATATTAGTTTGTCACTGAATTCTACaacactaaaatattttcttttaactttatcatttttattttattttccctCTCATCTATTTCTactaaatgaaataaattttttaatggttttcaaccaaacatagcattaataatatttaagtgCTTTTGTACAATACATTTGGATGTATTGAATGAAGACACATTTTAAaaagtgttaaaatattataaaaaaaaagttcatgtgtctattaaattatattaaaaattaaaatattaaactgactaaataatcaaaaattcaaaaatataaatatgcatttaatTTCACCACTCTCTCTTAATCTTTCTCTAATTATTTCGAGAGTTATCTTCAGATTTTATCAAcatttattcaataattaaaaaaaaaaaaaccaacaTAGTAAATTTGGTATGTTCACCGACATTACACAATTATAAAAGGAGCTTAGTTCCTTAAACATGTTTTGATAGTGCATGAAAATCAAATGTGAGTGTGtcccataaaagaaataaattaaatatactgGGTGTGTGCATGTGAGCAAATAAAGAGTGGCTCGAAAATTGATAGGTACATATCAATTGTActaaagttttatttgataCTAAATAAGTTTTTTTGTGCAATCAAGTCCAACATATTTATTCTACAAGTTGTACCAGGAACTGGGTACCAAGTATTTTAAGAGCAAGTGATTAGGAATTTATGAACTAGACACATAAATAGTCAATAATAAATCACCAACAAAACCCAAGTCACCTATGAAGGCTAATTCTCTATGAGAGTGCAacaaatatcataaaaaatatgaccataattcaaaaaattctAAGATATTGAAAATGCAATATTATAAGAGGTTCGCTCCTTAAATATGTTCATAGTAcgtgaaaattaaatatgagtGTGTGCCACAAAAGAGATAAATTAAGTACCGTGTCTTTGTGTATGCGAGCAAGTGAAGAGCGGCCCGAAAATTAGTATGTAAATGTGtagtataaattatttatttttaaattctgtttaatataaaagaagttTTTGTATGCAATTAAGTCCTCCATATTTATTCTATAATTTCTTATGTCATACTGAGATTACAAAGAATGGCTATCTATGTCTTCTTGTAGATGAGTGCGAGAAGAATcttacaagaaaataaattgaaaaaaaaaatcttaacatatctataagaatttatttttaattagtcatTTATTGTGTGTTGCAAAACtgaaatttatagatataatttaataaatattttatatttaatattaatatataatattttaaaaataataacaaattcactattttaaaatatttttaattttttcaaattttataatgtaataatataaagttattttaaaatatatattaattaattataaaattatataaattaatactatcaatataattatattactattttttaaaattagaaattattatacaattaaaaattaatttattaatgaatataatatttaaaaattattattttttataattagaattattatttaattaaaaactaattattatctaattataaaattaatttattattaatatattatttttaaaattaaaattagtatttaattagaaatataatttattaattattaaattatatattgattacATATTGCTAAAAAACATATATCGAAAATAAAGTGATCAGTTTGTTAATTATTGAATGGTTaagtaaaaagattaaatactTAACGTTTCAAAGttacaatattttttcttttttggagaGGACATATTATTGTTAAGGTTAAATGTAACACTATACTGGTGCAAGTGGAATTGAATTAATGGGATTAATTAGCATATATAAATCTTCAAACACATAATACATAATGTATATATAAGAGAGCCGCCTTGAATAATCCGGTGTTTTGTCTTTGTCCTCTGATAAAACAATCCTGGCGCCGGCGCCGGCAAAAGGCAGCACTTAATTATCTGTCCTTTCTGTAAGTTGCAAGAGTCTCTCTTCTCCTCTTGGAATTCACGATTCAAAGAATACTTTGCAAATCCCATGGCTTTCCAGAGGGTTCAACCATCTACAATAACATATCGACAGTGATATTCgatttaagaataatttttatataataatataaaaattatatttctaatttagaccaattataaattaaattaaatttcttattttaataaaatattcctctatttatatatatataatttaaaagatatattatgttttattttattttattatagtattattttattttttatcaattttgttTAAATGATATGATAAGAGATTAacatatcaaatttttaatttttatcattttatttacaatattaaatattaagtttaaaaaaaattaatatattttaaatatttagaacgTAATACAagtatagttattttttaaattagcaGTTGGCAAAAGAATctaaatatcattatcatgGGATactatgaaatatttattatcgaAGTAATAGTAACAACTAACACAATGTAtggataatttattttaaattggcATGAATCTTCAAACATAGGAagaatctttttaataaagaaatataatattaatattttagattgaaaaaatatataatagtaacaataaataaaatatggaataaattattattttactatcaTTTCATtgaatatttaagaatataaatcaCAGTTCgtgcataaaaaatattagttatttacGAAAAGTTGAATAAAACAATTCTATTGCAACAGggggaaaagagaaaagagaaaagagaaaagatagCTAATTTGTATTGTATAGATTCTTAAaacatgtaaaagaaaaagcatttGACAAAAGGTTCAATCTCAATCTGACAAAATCTTTCTTTAAGCAGCATTATTGTTCGTGGGGATTAAGATGCCTCTAAGATTTTGAAATTAGTATAAACCACAAGTTTGCAGGTTTCTTTTGATCTTTAAGCTGATAAtctaacatatataaaattactttctGATTTTATCCTTTGacaatttttgatatataattcttttcacaaacaaaaaatacatataGTTATAAAtcgaaacaaaaaaaaatatatttcatcattaaaaaatttcaatttacaAGAATCCAACCACACATTTACATCGATTGGCCATCATTATCATGTTATCTGTGATTATATAAGTTTTAAGCTTAAAAactcataattttaatatttgatagttaaatttgcaatttgaaagctttaaacccatattatcaaacacaaaaaatataataacgaTAGGTGATCAGAGTAGAGATGGCTAAATGCTTGTCAATTGAGATTTTTAACTGTGAGATacattttcttattacaatttatataatcacatgtctctttttatttaaaaaaattatatacttaaaattCTCAAATGATAAAACTACAATGCACATTTATATACTTACCTctaacaataattaataattatggcCTTAAGAACTAAAGTAAAATAGTGCGTTTACTACAATTAGAAGTCCTACctctaattaattaagcaCCTCTTTTTGGGAGCTTACTTCATCATTTGTGGATGCAAACTTTAGggaccaaaaagaaaaaagaaaaagacatggtactaatataaaattcatttctgaggataatatattatattagcaCATCCAAAtacaaagaattaaaatttagtaaacaAGTATGACTGCATTCAATAAATAGCACAAGCCTAATATGTATCACATTCCTTAgtctttaataatatatagttaATTTGCTAAAAGAGAAATAGATAAGTTAATGATAGTTATATGTTAATCAATATGATTATGCcacttaataaaaattgattcatattttttcatacaattaattttataagcaaatgtcataaaataattaaggattctttcattgtaattctTATTCCATCCTTGAAATATAAGATTGCCAATATTGTCTTGTAGGTtacttctcttcttttcttgtcttttttgttttttttttgtttttttgccCTTCTCATAGGCTCCCACAGAATAAGAtgcaaagaaaattgaagaacaacctcttttatctttttcttttaaaattgtttGTCTGCTTTTGTCTTGCAAAACAAAGACATTATTTAATTCCTCAGTTTCAATTGAATTTATGATGAAATACATGCTGAGTAATACTGATACATATAAACTGTTGAACATCTATTTGATAAAAGTGAAAGTTCTATTGCCAAATTTATGTCTGAAAgcttttttttgttaatgatCTATATTGCATAAGTTCCAAAATGTCTTCAGTGCCAATGAACTTATAATCACTGTGAGATTCTTTGAGCACTTTAGTTTCTGTATGTTCTCAATAATTGGTGCAGTTCTAGCCCCTTCCAAGTTACACTGTGGAAGAACTGCTAAAAAGGAAGGAAATGAATTTGATTCTGGAACCCAGTACAAATATCTTTAATCAAGAACCACTTCTTTTAGTGAACTccaagcaaaataaaaatgaattaaagaaaaaaggccCCCTAATCTCATCCTTCTTTTTGACTAGTGTAAATTGAAAAGACACTGTTACCTTTCCTCAATGCTATGCATAAATAGCTAGCATCAATATGCCAGCAAGCTTAAGGTCATTGTACTCTGTCATCCCATGCCTTGGATTTACAGATCAGTAATCAGGCCATGAACTTCTTTAGGAATGACCCTTTTTCTTTGCACTCCTCATCATCGCCTTCAGAAGAAGATATTCTCATAAAGAAGATCACACTGACGCATGATCCTGATGGCCGTCACCTAGATTCTGAGCAGCTACTGCGTGCAATGCAGAATGTTATGTGTTACACTGCTGCTTCAGAAGTACTAGTAGCTTTCATGCTTCCCTGTATCTTTATGCTGAAGTTAGATATACCTGCGTGcaaattgtttattttcttcgaaAGATGGTTTGAATGTTTGATGCAAACcgcattattttttattgaagcTTCTGTGTGGCAGTAGAAGACTAGTTGTGAGAATATATTTTCAATGGGACACTTATCATAACTGGCAATTCTGATTCTTCGATAAACTTGTAGTAGCTTCATTTGAATTTATACTTGAATATGAATGAAATGAGGTTCAACTTTCAGGTTAGCAGCTTCCAAATCGACGGGATTGCAGATAATGATGTAAGCAACATTGAAGTAGTTGGAGCACAAGAATCACTGAGTCAGATCATCAGTAAACTTTCCTGTGAGGTAATTCTTTATTCAACTTCCCTTTCCTGCAAAAATGTAAGAGGCACGATCACtacacctttttcttttatttttctgtgaCTGCAGATGCTTTGCAAAAGCTCCAGAGAGGTGGATATGCATGCCAGGACTATGATCTTGTTCGATTTGCTTGGAAATTATAGATGGGATGCAAAAGTGGTATTAGTACTTGCAGCATTTGCAACGAGCTATGGTAGATTGTGGTTGATTATGCAACTGTACCCTCATAATCCTCTGGCAGTATCAGTTGCAATGCTTAAACAGTTACCTAATGACTTGAGCATGTTCAAGCCTAGGTTTAAGGCCTTAAGTTTGTTGGTTAAGACAATGGTGGATGTGACAAAGTGCATTATCAAGTTTGAAGGCCTGCCATTTAGACATGTAAAGCTGGATGATGAAGCAATGGCTATTACAaagtcttatatatatatatcctctTACTGGGTAAAAAGAAGCACCCTGGCATGCTCATTCCAAATCACAGACTTGGACATGAAGCCTGAGCAAGTGCATGTACCTTccttcaataaaaatataaatatgtaccttaatttttcattatttctgTCAAGATACTAAGTACTAGATACACATCATGGATAGTTTTAcatttcttattataaatattaacaatTGGTAGATATTCTCTTCAGGAACTCAAGTTCAACAACAATTGCAGCATGGCAGCTCTCAACTCTAGTATATAGGTTGAGCAGCATTTGCAGTCGCCTCAGTCGACAAGTGGATTTGTGTCATCGAAAAATAGGTCACTGTTCTGATTTATCAGAATGGTTCAGAAGCTGTTCTCTGCCTAAATGTGATATAGACTGCAATATCTTAACATCCATCTTCTGCATAACTTGCAGAGACGAAGTTGTATCAGAAGCTGTTAAACCTTTTCCAGGAGGCACATTCTGACAATCAAGAGGTCCTTGGCCTGTTATTGGCTTTAAAAGATGATTTTTCACTTACGAAATCCACTATGCAAGAAAAGGTAATTACTTCTTATTTATAGTATCCTGATGTAGCAATCCCACAACTATAGGTCTAACATACTAATTCCAATCGCCAAAAATGGTTAACCCAACCTAACTAGCAGTTGGATTATAATAAAcctgtttctttttcttttcatcccAATTTGGGATATTACTATCAATTTCTCTTAACTCTGGCCAAGATCGCACCCCAGGTCTTGAAGTTTTCTGGTGCCTAGAGCAGCTCCACTTCAGCCCACAGGTAGTTCTTCCTCTCGGATCTACCAGCTATGTACAATCCTGATCCAGGGTGGCTTTGATACCAAATTGTGAAGTATGAGCCTGTATGAATTACTGTACTTGGCCCAAAAGTACTGGTGGTAACTCACTTAGGCTCTTAGATACACATCAAAGCCTGTTCACGTTGCCCAGAAAGAATTAGTAGTAACTCATTTAAGCTCTTATATACACATCAAATCTACAATTATTATCCCATACGGGATGCGATGTTATAATGTCACAGGGGTAAAATCTAAGCTTCTGCTACGGGATGGCGTGTTTTTACAATGCCACTGGGGTAAAAACTATGCTTCTGCTTGATTAGGGTGCATTTTGATCTAAATACAACAAGATTAGTATCTTCGAACCAATAGTTAAGCAAATGGAAGaaagttttcttaaatttaatattctaagtTCTGCTTTTCCTTCTACCCAACAAAACTATGTATCCGCTGCTTACTATTTCATTTGCATCGGTGACAGATAGGTATGTCTGAACTGAAAGACAAGGTAGTTATACTTTTGGTCTCAAGTCCAGAGCTCCTTCCACTAGAGGAAGTATTCCTGTTGATTCACCAAACATATGATCAGCCTCAACACAAGAAGTTAGAGGATAGTTATGAAATTGTATGGGTTCCGATTTCAATTTCTGGTACGTGGACTGATGCAGAAGCAGAAAGATTCAACATTCTATGTAATTCTTTGCCATGGTATTCAATTTGGCGACCTTGGCTACTTCACTCTGCTGTTGTGAACTATATCAAACAAGAATGGAACTTTAAAGATGACCCACTAATGGTGGTGTTGGATCCGCGAGGGATGGTTACAAATTCAAATGCAATTGATATGGTATCGATTTGGGGTGCCAAAGCATTTCCCTTCTCATCTTCAAGAGAAGAGCAGCTCTGGGAAGAGGAAAGTTGGAGTCTACAGTTTTTGGTCGACGATATTGATCCGCTACTAACTAGATGGGTATGATACTAATTAGACATCTTTATTTGCACTACATAGTTAAGGGATAAATTTGAATCCTTGCTTTAAATTACATAATCACCGGTCTTGTACTCAAATGTATATTCATTGGCATCAGGTAGAAGAAGACAGAAACATTTGCATTTATGGAAGTGACAACCTAGACTGGATCAGAGAATTCAATGCTAAATTTGAAACAATTAGAAGTTCTGACGTTCAGCTTGAGATGGTATATGTTGGCAATAAGAACCTGACAGAACTCGTGAGGCATACTTTAGCTATCATAGAAAAAGAAACGCATAGCAGTTCACTTTCTTTCACAAAACTACAATTCTTTTGGCTTCGGTTGGAGAGTATGAGAAGATCAAAACTCCGAATGGGAGAATCTATCAGCTCTGAACATATTCAGAAAGGAGTTGCAGCACTGCTAGATAGTACAGACGAGGGATGGGCAGTAATAGGGAGAGGGAATACAACAGACATAGTAAAGGTTGAAGGACGAGAAATGATAGAATGCTTGAATAAGTTTTCGGAGTGGGGAGACAATGTGGCAAAGTTAGGATTCTTGGGCGCACTCAGAACTGCCCTTGAACCACCTTCCACACTGGAACCTTGCAAtcacattaaaattttaccttATGCAGAAGGATTGGTGGAAAAAATTGTAGCATGTGACAAGTGTAAGCGTCCAGTGAAGAAGTACATTCTCTACGAATGAAATTTGATCATGTGTTGTGAGCAACTTCAACCAGTTGCCTTCTAATTTGGATGTcattttaagataatttactGACTGCTGAACAATCATAAAACAGGCTAGCTAGTGATTGTTGTGTTCTGTGGCTGTCATTTTTTAACtgttttaaatttctttatcaCTGTTAGACACCTTGCGAATGTTTAAAAGCAAGCCGAAATtgtcaaatttaatattatccaTACAGTCAtgagaaagagaaataaaggGTAAAAAACCTTGGGGGAGAACAGAGCAAGAAATTCATAGCTTCTCTTGAATTCTGATAAACTCCTGGAAAATTTTAAGCAATCAAGCTTTCAGGAATTCATTACAGATCAACAGAGAACAAAAGCTAAAGAACAGAGtagacttttctttttattagcCCGAGATGACTGCACAAAAAACAAGCATAACAGAACAATATCCTTGCATACTAGATAATCTATCGTACGGCAATTGCAGGATGGATTGCATCTGTCATTGAAATACCTCAAACAGATATGATTGCGCATACAAATGGACCCATGAAATTTGGTAGTTCTTGCTTCCTTAATCTCTTGATTCTGAGAAGGATTTAATTCTTGTGTCGGTCGGATGTATTTGAATCATCGCATTGCAATAAGGAACACCAAGCAAGCATATGacattgtttaatttatttgtttttttagtCCCACTTGGCCGTAGAAATTCTTATACATCATTATGCTTTTGCTTTTCAGATTACagacttttctattttttaatcttgatACTACaacatagaatttttattaattaagttggattaaatactatttattttcaagTATCAAATTTGACTAAgattattcataaaattaggaaaaaaaatttatttttatcacgaattaattattttacttactTTGACTTTTAacacaatttaattcaaacaaaatttaaatattttaaaatttacttatatttaaaaCCACATTTTGAAGTcttatgtaatttaattttagatgttagaataaaatatatgtttttagttaaaaatatattatttttattacacaCTATAATTCAACTATactaaaaaaatgataattatatttttttttatcaatttagtctttttatATTGACTTTGAGTGGAAGAAACAAATAAGGCCGTAGATGAACCAAACCTCTCGTGAGCTATTCGGAGCTTGACTTAGTAAAAATTCATCCGAACTCGTTAATAGAGATTTGTATTAATAAACCAAGCTCAAATTTGTCAATACTCGGCTCGTTAACTCACGAACTAGCTCGTTTATAGACTTATGTGCCTATTTGTGAGTTAACTCATTAATGTATTTGTGTTTAAGctcataaaatatgtataatattttttattttaatatcttattttacatatatataaatatttattaatttctataaactaatgtataaaaatatttttatttttattatatagtataattaatttctattaaaaatttaatatttaaaatcgaTCGATTCAACGtgatgaaataaattatattattaaataaattaataaagttaaaaaaaattaagttaaattttaaataaattttaacgaGTCAAGTTCGAAATAAGTTCGATTCGAGTTCATACAATATAGTAACAAACCAAATTCAAACTTATTAAATTTCGGCCATGCTCGGTTCTTTACCGTTCTAGAAACAACGGttgattttatcaaaatacaaaagaatttaattgtaATAAATCAAATGTAGGAGCAACTTGTATATGGCACTAAAAAGCAGagctaaataatatttaaactagCTTATTTAAcaattctttaataaaaataactattttattataaaattataaaataaatagtaaaaagtataatttcttaataaaagtgtcatataaaaaaatataggaGGGGTATAGGAATTATTTATGGTTGTGTCATATGCTAAAATCTGGTGAGCAGCAGGATTGaatcttttgttctttgtttgTTTGCTTTAGTTGTGGGGATGATTTGTTATCTTGTTACTAGACCTGTTTACGGGTTCAATACCCGCCCAGCCCCCTCAAAAGGATTTTAGATTTGAATATatgcatatttttttaaaaaaatattgttttttcTGAGATTTATCCGATAAATTTAATCCGTTCCGAgagattatatataaaattttatataattttaattaaaaattaaattggactcaaatttaaatctaaCCAAACTTAGTCATACTCGACCAATAAGTTAAACTGTTctacttattaaaaaaaaaaaaacgagaAATTCTCCTCatacttttaatttagaaaatttttaagaaatattttaaaatcaatgaaaatatcgtttttactatataattttttttttttaaaatattcttttaattttattttaaattatggagtgattgttttttaattgtttttcgaTAGTCTTGTAATTGTCTTTTAGTTGTTTTACCcaaaaataaccaaaattgtaactttaaaaaattttaaaaattatatttttgatattttaacatagtaaaaataaaaagaaaatttaaaaattcttatatttttattatttttcctttaatttagTCATAATTACTAATCGTAACTGATACATTCCATCCTACAAAGTAAGGAAGCAAGCTAGATTTATTAAAGatgaatttgaggaaacaCTTAGCATCTAATCCATTGTGATCTCCCTATCTTTCACTTTAATGATGCAGGTTGCTTATGTCATAAAGTTTCAGAGTTCCTCAAATGAActgttttttactttttcttttttcttttactatatttAATAGGTTTTGGACTCAGGCAGCCACTAAAAAGATGAATTGTaattataatacaaattacaggataataaaattttcttttttccctctGTGACTTGCAAATGTTTACAAAGCAGATGGGCAGTTGAGCATACCATTACAGCAATATAGGACAGTTCTGCTTCtgcaggaaaaaaaaaaggcaccCTGTACAATAATTAGAATTCCCAATTAATTGGAAAACACATGCAGTCACTGCATCAACGTGTTCCACAGAAGTAAACCTTAACCAGCATTCTGATTGTACCAATCTCGGACTAACCTTTTTATAGCAGTATAATCTATAAAGCTAAAAAGATGATTCATAATACAGACTGCACAGACAATCCCGTTATCCAAAATTCTTAAACCCCATCAGAAGCAAGGTAGCACTTTCCGTTGTCACTTTCCAGATCTTCATATTCATCAACTATATAAGGGTCAGAGGTAACCGGTTCAATACACACaatctcttctcttctcttctcttctcttctcacTTGTTCATTTTACTACTTCACAAGTTTCTATCTTTGCCAACTTCACACAATGGCAGTTGTACCTCACAGGTCAAATCCTAGAGGCGAACGCCACATGTTTTCAACCTCAGATGATAATGCAATGATGAAACAAATTCAAGCTACTCATGCTCCTGATGGTCGCGAATTTGATGTCAGGCCTCTTCTTAATGTTGTTGAGGATGTCTTCCAACGTGCTGTGCCGCCCT
The sequence above is drawn from the Ricinus communis isolate WT05 ecotype wild-type chromosome 7, ASM1957865v1, whole genome shotgun sequence genome and encodes:
- the LOC8285466 gene encoding protein SIEVE ELEMENT OCCLUSION C, which produces MNFFRNDPFSLHSSSSPSEEDILIKKITLTHDPDGRHLDSEQLLRAMQNVMCYTAASEVSSFQIDGIADNDVSNIEVVGAQESLSQIISKLSCEMLCKSSREVDMHARTMILFDLLGNYRWDAKVVLVLAAFATSYGRLWLIMQLYPHNPLAVSVAMLKQLPNDLSMFKPRFKALSLLVKTMVDVTKCIIKFEGLPFRHVKLDDEAMAITKSYIYISSYWVKRSTLACSFQITDLDMKPEQVNSSSTTIAAWQLSTLVYRLSSICSRLSRQVDLCHRKIETKLYQKLLNLFQEAHSDNQEVLGLLLALKDDFSLTKSTMQEKIGMSELKDKVVILLVSSPELLPLEEVFLLIHQTYDQPQHKKLEDSYEIVWVPISISGTWTDAEAERFNILCNSLPWYSIWRPWLLHSAVVNYIKQEWNFKDDPLMVVLDPRGMVTNSNAIDMVSIWGAKAFPFSSSREEQLWEEESWSLQFLVDDIDPLLTRWVEEDRNICIYGSDNLDWIREFNAKFETIRSSDVQLEMVYVGNKNLTELVRHTLAIIEKETHSSSLSFTKLQFFWLRLESMRRSKLRMGESISSEHIQKGVAALLDSTDEGWAVIGRGNTTDIVKVEGREMIECLNKFSEWGDNVAKLGFLGALRTALEPPSTLEPCNHIKILPYAEGLVEKIVACDKCKRPVKKYILYE